From the Glycine max cultivar Williams 82 chromosome 11, Glycine_max_v4.0, whole genome shotgun sequence genome, the window AATTGGGTTTCATCTAGTAATAACAGTGTGTCCAAAGAGAATATCATGTGGCTACTCGCTAGCGTTACAGTTATCTTATTTGTCTCTCAGTAAAGAAATGGACTATGAAAGCTATACTCGTAACAATCACTTATTATTTGATCAATCTGAATGCAAAAAGTGGTTTAACTAACTGGTGGTATCCCAGacctatattttcttttttgctttcattaGTGTATTTACCTTGGCTTGACGATACAACGAAAGCAAGCGTCTATATTGCTGACGAGCACCAGTGGAGTGGACCATGGAAAGCACCCGCTTCAAGGCCTTTTCAATTGCTGCATTTACTTTCTCTTTCCGGAACACATTGAGAAAATCTGcatcatcactttcttcttcatttgactCCATTTCTTGCCGGACACTTTGTATACCAATTCGTTTTCTCCGCCATCGTAACACAACCTTGTCCAAGATTCCAACTGCCCATAATATTAGCTTGTATTGCTTCCGAACCTGGTAACCCCTCACACAAGCCTGCccaaataaatattgaaaagcCAAGGTTATTCTTGatatatgcatgtgcatgtctAGCTATGTCTTTTATCTCCCCCCTCCTTccaatttattaacaaatttattatttatttacattacAAAGTACCTACATTTCTACAGTGCCTATGTCCAGGTACATACAGAACTCTTGGAATTCAATTGGTATAGCAAAACTGTAATAACAACTTCTATTACAGTTACCTGTATCTTAACTATTTTCTGGCGCAATGCTAAGAATTCTATACGACCTTTCCAATTTCGATATTTCTTCTGAATCGACAAAGCAGCTTTGTAATCACGCCAGCTCTGAGAACTAAGTTTTGACATGGCAGAAAGCACTGAAATGTTATTATCAATGCTACCTGCATCAATACAATATCCATCTAGAACTGTGGCGGCAGCATCTCTTTCTTTCCGTTTTCTAAAAGAATGTGCACGAAAAGCAGCTTGTATCCGTGCAGCTGCCTGAGCTGCATTTCTAACAGCATCCAAGGAAGCTTTTAGTGAAACCTGATCCTCACTGGCCACAAGATTTTCTTCAGAGACACTACTGACAGTTAACTCAGCTTCAAGCTCAGAAGATTCTCTAGAAAGCTCACTCTCTTCCAATGTGAGGGACGACAGATGGCTTGTTAGGTCTACCTCTGAAAGATAACCTGCCAGACCCTTATGGTCATGGCTGGCTGCAATAGATGCAGCAGTTTTACCGGTTGGATCTTGTGAACTTGGATCTGTCACTGCTCCAGCAGATGCACCAGAAGCTATAAGTGAAGCAACCATTTTTTCCCTATCATGAAACAAAATATTCAGTGACCTGAATTTCCAGAACACTTAGAATGGAACAGATCATTTATAAAGACTTTTAAAAGCAAGAGTTTCAATCTTGATATGATCATTTATGTCAGAATTTGGTCTAATAAGATGGTTTGATCATGCTAGAAGACCAATAGATGCCTTGGTAAGACGAATTAATTATATGGAGTACAGTCTGATCAAATAGAGATAGGGGAAGACCAAGGAAAACTCCAGAGAAAAGGTTTAAAAACAATTCGatttaaatgaaatttcttaaaattcagTTTTTGGTCCAACACAatgttgttatttaattaatgtaGCCGATCCCATATGGTGGGGAAAGCCTTTTTTGttgaaacaaaaaactaaacatTTGGCTTTGATTGATTAGGCTTTATATACATGTTCAAGAATGATTGAAACATCCTGTTGCATGTGAAGCATACTGTTACTGGGCAGGTATTTGATACAGGCTTTATTTGTCCTCCTTGTTCTCTTTCTTTGCATTGGTATTCCCTTCTCCCAAGGATAAAGTAAAGGTTTCTAAGTAGATTTGATCATGTGTATATTATTCAAGGCTTTGAAACAAAAATGCTATCACAATTGCACATCAATATCAACAAATCAGTTTTCTATTACCTCCCAAACCGTGCAGCCCAATGAAGAGCGGTCCATCCATTGATGTCACGGAAATTTATATTCACACCACAACTGAGAATGGGGTTCAAGGCCCACTCAAAACCCAACCCAGAAACCATGTGTATTATCCCCTGCTCTTTCTTGGACAAAGAACAGCCCGTCCCTTCATCTCTTCGGTTAGAAAGCCAGAGCTGCAACTTATCCTTCAGCAGCTCTTCAAGAAGCCATTTAACAGCATCAGATGGTGTTCTAGTGCTATCTAGAAGAGTGTCTATAATATGGCTCCacgaatcatcatcatctttctGTTCTGTTGAAAGATGACTTCCAGATTCTATTCTGTCATCCTTTGTAGTTGAAGAAGAAAGGAGCATCTCTGCAAATCGAACAAGTAATAACAGATCTTCAGGACTTTTGCTTCCTTCTGTTTCCAATGAATTACAGCGAGTGCAACTAGTAGTCTTATTTCGAAACTCAAACTCCCTCATTTCGCTGCATGGCACCCTATTTCCTGAAGTAATGCACAAATTAACCTTTCCAAGATGATTGGATGGAGCTTCACAACAGATTATGCCGTCCTGAATTATCTCTGCAGGAACTTCAACATCACCAAACATACAGGCCCAGGTAGAATCCGAGTCATGGCAGAGAAATGACCCAATAATGATCACCTATGAATATAACTTGGGAAATTAGGATTCAAATATAGACAAAATCAATAGTATTTGtatcatatcataaataaaataataaaagttcaaACGGAAA encodes:
- the LOC100787909 gene encoding calmodulin-binding transcription activator 4 isoform X1 yields the protein MAGLEYSIDDLFQEAKRRWLKPVEALYILRNHDQCKFTHQPPHQPAGGSLFLFNRRIMRSFRKDGHNWRKKKDGKTVGEAHERLKVGNVEILNCYYAHGEENRTFQRRSYWMLEPEYDHIVLVHYRETSEGKSNSEHVTQLPSGSSPAFSQSHSSYTAHNPGTASMIGDSCEPNQNFSFPGSLEVTFEAQALRQLEEQLSLNDDGFNEIALDLVSGQDQRVVYKQDKSAALSGPNDLGQPCDGYNGRQDDSGTYYHDFLDDCPGGNEKTIYWTKVLESCKPLSVTKLPDQHAYEAIGNENTLFSSGRGVIANLENNQWLNSNSNNIENYGGVKFPPYSLAETPGANSDYYETFFDQFQNQGPLGVDSSLTVVQKQKFTIRAVSPEYCYSTETTKVIIIGSFLCHDSDSTWACMFGDVEVPAEIIQDGIICCEAPSNHLGKVNLCITSGNRVPCSEMREFEFRNKTTSCTRCNSLETEGSKSPEDLLLLVRFAEMLLSSSTTKDDRIESGSHLSTEQKDDDDSWSHIIDTLLDSTRTPSDAVKWLLEELLKDKLQLWLSNRRDEGTGCSLSKKEQGIIHMVSGLGFEWALNPILSCGVNINFRDINGWTALHWAARFGREKMVASLIASGASAGAVTDPSSQDPTGKTAASIAASHDHKGLAGYLSEVDLTSHLSSLTLEESELSRESSELEAELTVSSVSEENLVASEDQVSLKASLDAVRNAAQAAARIQAAFRAHSFRKRKERDAAATVLDGYCIDAGSIDNNISVLSAMSKLSSQSWRDYKAALSIQKKYRNWKGRIEFLALRQKIVKIQACVRGYQVRKQYKLILWAVGILDKVVLRWRRKRIGIQSVRQEMESNEEESDDADFLNVFRKEKVNAAIEKALKRVLSMVHSTGARQQYRRLLSLYRQAKIEHGSTSDEAPLSTSEENASNMEDDDLCQFLDTFFWPS
- the LOC100787909 gene encoding calmodulin-binding transcription activator 4 isoform X2, giving the protein MAGLEYSIDDLFQEAKRRWLKPVEALYILRNHDQCKFTHQPPHQPAGGSLFLFNRRIMRSFRKDGHNWRKKKDGKTVGEAHERLKVGNVEILNCYYAHGEENRTFQRRSYWMLEPEYDHIVLVHYRETSEGKSNSEHVTQLPSEVTFEAQALRQLEEQLSLNDDGFNEIALDLVSGQDQRVVYKQDKSAALSGPNDLGQPCDGYNGRQDDSGTYYHDFLDDCPGGNEKTIYWTKVLESCKPLSVTKLPDQHAYEAIGNENTLFSSGRGVIANLENNQWLNSNSNNIENYGGVKFPPYSLAETPGANSDYYETFFDQFQNQGPLGVDSSLTVVQKQKFTIRAVSPEYCYSTETTKVIIIGSFLCHDSDSTWACMFGDVEVPAEIIQDGIICCEAPSNHLGKVNLCITSGNRVPCSEMREFEFRNKTTSCTRCNSLETEGSKSPEDLLLLVRFAEMLLSSSTTKDDRIESGSHLSTEQKDDDDSWSHIIDTLLDSTRTPSDAVKWLLEELLKDKLQLWLSNRRDEGTGCSLSKKEQGIIHMVSGLGFEWALNPILSCGVNINFRDINGWTALHWAARFGREKMVASLIASGASAGAVTDPSSQDPTGKTAASIAASHDHKGLAGYLSEVDLTSHLSSLTLEESELSRESSELEAELTVSSVSEENLVASEDQVSLKASLDAVRNAAQAAARIQAAFRAHSFRKRKERDAAATVLDGYCIDAGSIDNNISVLSAMSKLSSQSWRDYKAALSIQKKYRNWKGRIEFLALRQKIVKIQACVRGYQVRKQYKLILWAVGILDKVVLRWRRKRIGIQSVRQEMESNEEESDDADFLNVFRKEKVNAAIEKALKRVLSMVHSTGARQQYRRLLSLYRQAKIEHGSTSDEAPLSTSEENASNMEDDDLCQFLDTFFWPS